The window ACAATTATATTGACATTCATTTTGTGCTGAACTTTTAATAGTCCTACAcaagtaaatatatatttgaaatggggttgttttggttatttttataatcattaaaccataatgtaaaaaataaaaaaatcataaatatgGAAATGTAATATTATTTAGCTGAAATCAGGCTttacagatgtgttttttttcttttcttgtattGTAACTTACATGTTCTTCAGCGGTGTCGATCACAGCAAGGTCCCCCCCACGGCTGATGCAATCCTCTCTGCTGGCGGTCCAGTTTTTTCCAACGATGGATTGTTTCTTCCCATGAAAGTAGCAGGATGTGTTTGACAAAAACCATCCTGGCATGCATAATCCACAGCTTTCCACTGTAAGATAGGTAACTAGTTAATTAAAACCACAAAGAAGGTTGATCCCACAGCTCTGTCAACCTCAGAAGACGCAGTCTGACCTATGTCAGATGTGTTTGACTGCAAGGCTGCTCTCTCTGCCAGAAGGAGTTCAAGTTGCTTTTGCAGTTCATCGTTGTAAGTCTTGTTGGACTCCAATTGCAGTTTTAATTGCTGATGGCTCCTGTGCTCTTTGACAAAATCTTGCTGGGCTTGTCCGTGATCTTGAGCAGTTTCACTCATTACTATCTGAAGCTGCTCTGCCTCCGTCGTGAGTACTTGTGGTGTTAGGTAGCTTTGGGGGGAATCCGTCATGCTTCCACCTaaggataaaaaataataaaacttctTTTTGTGACTTATGATTGTTTTAAAACGATAATGTTgaatttccatttgtttttttcacattcatatctaataaaacaatgtatgtttATGAAGGACTCATCGAGTATTGGCCTTTACTGTTGAATTATGTCCCACAGAGTATATTGAAAATTGACTTCAATAGAAAGAGCAGATCAGTTATACTTACAATTAACCCCAAGTACAACAGCTGTTAACAGCAAAATGACGTTCAGCAGGACTAAACACACAATAACTAATGGATAAACTGGAAAGCTTCGGGACCCGACTCTGACCAAGCGCGTGGACCCTGAGCAAACACACACTGCCATGAGCTCAACAACAATCAAAGAGTGTAAATCAATTTGAAGCAACAAAATTGTATGATAGAAACTCACCTTCGCCTCCCATGTTGTGGAATGATGATCTGCCAAATGGGCAGGGATCATTCTTTGAGACCGTGTTTAAAAATCTTCAGGTTTGCTTATGGTTGTCTGTGTGGAGCACTCGGTCAGTGTTACAAAACCGTGTGTCCACATTTGCCTCTGTTATCAGCTTTCAGTCTCACTGTTGTTTGGATAGTTGTTCTGATGGGATTTCTTCCTCCTACCTTCTTGTGCCTCATTGGGGCAACAAAGTGACTCATCCTGGAAGTTTCTGTGCTTCTTCTGCCTGATTTAAACAAAAGTCAATATGTAGCTAAATCTCACAGgttatatatgaaaaaaattattcttaaaattgcatatctaagtattgctttattcaaactccttgctctgctccattctggtgAATCCACTTGTATAGGGGCAtggttgctccgcaccaacgGCCCTGCCCACAGTCTTCTTTCCTTCTATTCCATATCAGACACTGTTGTGTTTCTCACATACCAGACATGATTCAGCGGATGCACTTCCGCCGTCGTGAGAGTCGTCGTTGCCCACAGCTCAgaagcgaatttctaatgaactactgccgctatgcagaaattatgtcccagaaaaagacaggttatttgattttgaaaacAGCCTAATCACAGTtagaaagaccactggggaacGCTGTTACAGTAAATCCAAATATGaccagagtggatctttaatgtGGCTTTAGGAGGTCACAATGCAGTGCTTTTGTTTGGCACACATGTGGGTGAAGGAATCAGAGGTGACCAGCTAGTGATCGATACGTTTTGTATTCAAGATGGGAAAATAGATGATGATGGCCCTCCTAAAACGGAAGGGAACTGGCAGtggtgaaccttttttttttttcagaaataggAAACTGTTTTCGTAGCAAACCACTTTAGAGGAGGGGTAGACGACATAAGTTGGGGTGCAGATGTTTTGAACTTCATTTCGCTGGCTGCAAAGTTGTGGCTGGGTAATGTTACAGCATAGGACGATGGTGTAGGATGACACTGACATGTTAGTCAAAGCAATATGGAGGATCTGTGTGGAACTGAGAAGGACTCAAGTGGAAGGGTGAGGTCACAAGTGAAGAAGTTCTTAGGATCAACAGTCCAGAGAAACAGAGGATGTGGGAATGAAGTGAAGAGGTGTGTGTGCAAGCAGGTTGGAACGGGTGGAAGAAgttttcaggtgtgatgtgtgacaaaAGAATATtagcaataataaaatgaaatatgtaGAAGGCTGTGGTGAGAACAGCCATCTTATTGGTTTAGTGACAGCAGAACAGCTCAATGGTAGATGTTTTGGAGCAACTAGGAAAGAAGCTGTGAGGAAAACCAAAGACAATGGATAAATTCAAGGAAGAGATGAAGGTGGTTGGTTTTAGTGACGAGGAAGCAGAGGACAGGGTTAGATAGAGAGCAATGATTTATTTTGGCTACCCCAAAAGGGTGCTGccaatgaaaaagaagaatattatgtttttgttaatttgttcTCTGTGATTTCTATTTAGTTTACATCAATGACTTGCCCAAGCTCAGTCACTGTCCTCTTGCAAGTTTCCCATACTTTTTGTTCTTGCATATTCTGGTCTATTTTCTCCAGAGTTTTCCGCTTAAGAATAAAATTTAAGATAAAAGGCAAAACAGCAGTGGGCCTGCATctttaactaataaaaaaaaatccactcaaaAATCAATTTCTCATGTCTCAGCCACCTAAAGTGTcataccttttaaaaaaaacaactttattgaatgttCTTGTAACAGAAGAGCAGGGATCAGGCAGCACAGACCGGGACAGAAAGAGACCCAACAAGCTGGTCAGGACGGCcagttctgtcctgggctgtccacTGGAGTGTTATTTAACCCTGTAAGTAATGAGGTAAAGGTCATTCAGTTTCAGGTACGGAGGATAAATtatccttaaagtcccactccaatcaacttttgaactgttttaaaactgttcccagtggtctttttattaggattatgccgtttttagcttatataaaaaaaaaactgtgttgttttctagggcatGTTTTccgcagagcggcagtagttaattagaaattcaactctgagttgtggtcgGGACTGCATGTGGGAAGTaaaccagcacaggaggaaggaatATAGGAAGGCTCACATTATCTCTTCATGTACACACAGGCAATATAAAGTGCCtcatataaatgaaaataagtaAGAAACATAAcataaatttgaacaaaaataaaataacaaaggaCAATTTAAGAgaagataataaaaatgtaatcggtttagatcaaataaaaaagcagggTGCAgcatttcagacaaaaacagctgaaaataaccagatatattttcaaagaatttaattttagatttaaataataacagaaaaataaaagctaaatctTGAAATATCTTACGATGAATGTGGTTAAAAATAGACTaaattttgaaaacaattaTTTGTGTAATAATTGAACATAACAATGACAAGATACAAACTCCAGCAGAGGATCAACATACTAGGACACAAGTACAGACAATGATACAGTCTGAACTGATCAACACATTCTGTTACTGATTGCTTTCAGAAGGAAAATAAGAGAACAACATAAATACAATAAGATAAAACagataattaaataaaacaaaacggGAGCCTAATGGCACAGGAAACTAAATAGAATAACAGCAAGGAAATTTGTTCAGAGATTTATTTAGCAGATTCTCAGGATTGTAATATTTTCAATTATCACAATCCCTGCAACAGTGGATATAGTATAAGTAAAATTACATTAGCAATATGTTAGAATTATCTAAATTTTCCATGAACAATATTACATCAGCAATCCAAAAAGGGGGAATGTTTAGTTTTAGATTAATCCAATTCCATATAAGTCCAGAAATCCTTGcatgaaaaaatgcagaatgAAGAAATGTTCCAAAGTTTCATTACAAAAAAGTGCAAGGTTCCACATCCAATTTAAATCTGCTTTAAGAAATTCAGAGACAGGGTGgaattttattattactttaaaaggagtttcttttatttggagCAGTACAGGCCATCTAACGTATTTTGAATGTGCTTTAACTAATGCAGGTTGACAGTTTAAATTAGGAAGTGATCTAAAGCAAGCTCGATTGTGGACATGATATATTCTTTCCTTCATATTTTATAGttgttcaaaaaaaatgtttgagtttttttttctttaggggAGCAGGTGAGATAGTATTTATCCGTAAAAGATGTAAACAAGtcaaaatatttctttcagTCAGTTaaatcttttacaaaaaaagcaaacctgTCAATCCAGTCCTGTTTCAATATAGATTTTCTGCCAACTGATACTGTTCAGTTATTCCGTATTGACTACAAGACAG is drawn from Oryzias latipes chromosome 22, ASM223467v1 and contains these coding sequences:
- the LOC110017541 gene encoding CD209 antigen-like protein C gives rise to the protein MGGEGSTRLVRVGSRSFPVYPLVIVCLVLLNVILLLTAVVLGVNCGSMTDSPQSYLTPQVLTTEAEQLQIVMSETAQDHGQAQQDFVKEHRSHQQLKLQLESNKTYNDELQKQLELLLAERAALQSNTSDIVESCGLCMPGWFLSNTSCYFHGKKQSIVGKNWTASREDCISRGGDLAVIDTAEEHMLVFEHFPKVKWGTYLWEVGGVWIGLTDHQREGTWIWINNMTLNYTGFWMGGEPNNYRSAEHCAAIMATDKGLQSWFDASCETQREWLCEKKRS